From the Accipiter gentilis chromosome 15, bAccGen1.1, whole genome shotgun sequence genome, one window contains:
- the RNF146 gene encoding E3 ubiquitin-protein ligase RNF146 isoform X2 yields the protein MAGCGEIDHSINMLPTNRKTNESCANAAPSLTVPECAICLQTCVHPEIPEDFLDKPTLLSPEELKAASRGNGEYAWYYEGRNGWWQYDERTSRELEDAFSKGKKSTEMLIAGFLYVADLENMVQYRRNEHGRRRKIKRDIIDIPKKGVAGLRLDCDANTVNLARESSADGADSTPTLGAAAVQPLASISARALPSLDGQLVSPSTPSPDASNSLENSFAHLQINGDSMAERSHRGEGEEDHESSSSGRVPAPDTSVEETESDASSDSEDVSAHLQQRLSSVQQRHSNANTSQSGADRAVAGGGGVNTSVRSRRPDGQCTVTEV from the exons ATGGCTGGCTGTGGCGAAATAGATCATTCAATCAACATGCTTCCCACAAACAGGAAGACAAACGAGTCGTGCGCTAACGCAGCACCTTCCCTGACAGTCCCCGAATGTGCTATCTGTCTGCAAACATGTGTCCATCCA GAGATTCCAGAGGATTTTCTTGACAAGCCAACTTTATTGTCACCAGAAGAACTCAAAGCGGCAAGCAGAGGCAATGGAGAATACGCTTGGTACTACGAAGGTAGAAATGGTTGGTGGCAGTATGATGAACGTACCAGCAGAGAGCTGGAAGATGCCTTTTCCAAGGGTAAAAAGAGCACTGAAATGCTAATTGCTGGGTTTTTATACGTAGCGGATCTGGAAAATATGGTTCAGTATAGGAGAAATGAGCACGGACGCCGCAGAAAAATAAAACGGGACATAATAGATATACCAAAGAAGGGAGTGGCTGGCTTGAGGTTGGACTGTGATGCTAACACTGTCAACCTGGCAAGAGAGAGCTCTGCCGATGGTGCAGACAGCACACCGACACTGggggctgcagctgtgcagccTCTAGCATCCATTTCTGCTAGGGCCCTGCCGTCACTGGATGGTCAGCTGGTGAGTCCTTCAACGCCATCACCAGATGCGAGCAATTCTCTAGAGAACTCTTTTGCCCACTTACAAATAAATGGAGACAGTATGGCTGAAAGGAGTcacagaggagagggagaagaagacCACGAATCATCGTCTTCTGGTAGGGTGCCAGCCCCTGACACCTCTGTCGAGGAGACCGAATCGGATGCTAGCAGCGATAGCGAGGATGTATCGGCCCACCTTCAGCAACGCCTGTCCTCTGTCCAGCAGAGACACTCGAATGCAAACACAAGCCAGTCGGGAGCGGATAGAGCAgtggcagggggcgggggggtaaACACAAGTGTAAGGTCTAGAAGGCCAGATGGACAGTGCACAGTCACTGAAGTTTAA
- the RNF146 gene encoding E3 ubiquitin-protein ligase RNF146 isoform X1, whose product MAGCGEIDHSINMLPTNRKTNESCANAAPSLTVPECAICLQTCVHPVSLPCKHVFCYLCVKGASWLGKRCALCRQEIPEDFLDKPTLLSPEELKAASRGNGEYAWYYEGRNGWWQYDERTSRELEDAFSKGKKSTEMLIAGFLYVADLENMVQYRRNEHGRRRKIKRDIIDIPKKGVAGLRLDCDANTVNLARESSADGADSTPTLGAAAVQPLASISARALPSLDGQLVSPSTPSPDASNSLENSFAHLQINGDSMAERSHRGEGEEDHESSSSGRVPAPDTSVEETESDASSDSEDVSAHLQQRLSSVQQRHSNANTSQSGADRAVAGGGGVNTSVRSRRPDGQCTVTEV is encoded by the coding sequence ATGGCTGGCTGTGGCGAAATAGATCATTCAATCAACATGCTTCCCACAAACAGGAAGACAAACGAGTCGTGCGCTAACGCAGCACCTTCCCTGACAGTCCCCGAATGTGCTATCTGTCTGCAAACATGTGTCCATCCAGTAAGTCTGCCTTGTAAACATGTTTTCTGCTATCTGTGTGTGAAAGGAGCTTCTTGGCTTGGGAAACGATGTGCACTCTGCCGGCAGGAGATTCCAGAGGATTTTCTTGACAAGCCAACTTTATTGTCACCAGAAGAACTCAAAGCGGCAAGCAGAGGCAATGGAGAATACGCTTGGTACTACGAAGGTAGAAATGGTTGGTGGCAGTATGATGAACGTACCAGCAGAGAGCTGGAAGATGCCTTTTCCAAGGGTAAAAAGAGCACTGAAATGCTAATTGCTGGGTTTTTATACGTAGCGGATCTGGAAAATATGGTTCAGTATAGGAGAAATGAGCACGGACGCCGCAGAAAAATAAAACGGGACATAATAGATATACCAAAGAAGGGAGTGGCTGGCTTGAGGTTGGACTGTGATGCTAACACTGTCAACCTGGCAAGAGAGAGCTCTGCCGATGGTGCAGACAGCACACCGACACTGggggctgcagctgtgcagccTCTAGCATCCATTTCTGCTAGGGCCCTGCCGTCACTGGATGGTCAGCTGGTGAGTCCTTCAACGCCATCACCAGATGCGAGCAATTCTCTAGAGAACTCTTTTGCCCACTTACAAATAAATGGAGACAGTATGGCTGAAAGGAGTcacagaggagagggagaagaagacCACGAATCATCGTCTTCTGGTAGGGTGCCAGCCCCTGACACCTCTGTCGAGGAGACCGAATCGGATGCTAGCAGCGATAGCGAGGATGTATCGGCCCACCTTCAGCAACGCCTGTCCTCTGTCCAGCAGAGACACTCGAATGCAAACACAAGCCAGTCGGGAGCGGATAGAGCAgtggcagggggcgggggggtaaACACAAGTGTAAGGTCTAGAAGGCCAGATGGACAGTGCACAGTCACTGAAGTTTAA